One segment of Saprospiraceae bacterium DNA contains the following:
- a CDS encoding ABC transporter permease — translation MKLALRNLLKHKGPGFINITGLSIGTAIVILLSLYVWDEWTFDRFHSKSDRVYRAWAKEHFKGDVFFNTVTPVVLGQELRDNFPEIQQVARYYTVNTLTKKGNFSELEEVHFAEPSFFKVFDFKLLRGKAENVLSDMHSAIITEEIGLKYFGDPFPIGQTLTLQTNGEWTHFTVTGVIEKAPGNSSIQYGIVVPFEKGKSQMSEEARTSWTNVIVETYILLDEANKVKELEAKLAPFVDGKVASDYQPGEYVVGFQPLTDIHLNRDFPLGIAPVSDKRYSYILAGIALLILGLACINFTTLAVGRSVMRAKEVGVRKATGATRGQLMAQFWNEAVFTAGVSVVLGLLLAWSALPFFNDLADKQLALNFSPQTLFLLAGLALTTGLISGIYPALVLSGFKPALTLRGVVSKIGDNRHTVLRGLVGFQFLLSVLLIISTLVMLRQMNFLQNKNLGYDKEQIVVLPYKRSGARLTDQWAEGKKTLDLLSNELSGKPGFGNMAMSAHTFGTPGWMSIGYTEPASQKFRNFMFNGVDDQFLPMHGVELASGRNFLRENISDTKAVIVNEAYAKQFGVESGQKMPEPFREFEVIGVAKDFNFESLHTAVQPLVLAYDPIGIIRTASDWNFNDTPNPKLSVKVAGGNLPATLSTLRLAWQKIAPDQAFNYAFLDDNIDKQYRAESRLSQLVGMATGLAILIACLGLFGIATLTIAQRTKEIGVRKVLGASVAGITGLLTKDFLKLVLISIVIASPVAYYFMDKWLADFAYRIDIQWWMFAVAGAGAVTVAFLTVSFQSVRAALANPVKSLRSE, via the coding sequence TTGAAACTCGCCCTCCGCAACCTTCTTAAACACAAAGGCCCTGGCTTCATCAACATCACCGGCCTATCCATCGGCACGGCCATCGTCATTCTGCTGTCGCTCTATGTGTGGGACGAATGGACTTTCGACCGTTTCCACAGCAAATCCGACCGTGTCTATCGCGCTTGGGCAAAAGAGCATTTCAAAGGCGACGTGTTTTTCAACACCGTCACGCCAGTGGTGCTGGGGCAGGAATTGCGCGACAATTTCCCCGAAATCCAGCAGGTCGCCCGCTATTACACGGTGAACACGCTGACAAAAAAAGGCAACTTTTCCGAACTGGAAGAGGTGCATTTTGCCGAGCCGTCTTTTTTCAAAGTCTTTGATTTTAAACTGTTGAGAGGCAAGGCAGAAAATGTGTTGAGTGATATGCACTCGGCAATCATCACCGAAGAAATCGGCCTCAAATATTTTGGTGACCCTTTCCCCATCGGCCAAACGCTCACGCTGCAAACTAACGGCGAGTGGACGCACTTCACCGTGACGGGTGTCATAGAAAAAGCGCCGGGTAATTCGAGCATCCAATACGGCATCGTCGTGCCCTTTGAAAAGGGGAAATCGCAGATGTCGGAAGAGGCGAGAACGAGTTGGACAAACGTCATTGTCGAGACCTACATCTTGCTTGACGAGGCGAACAAGGTGAAGGAACTCGAAGCCAAACTCGCCCCCTTTGTGGATGGCAAGGTCGCTTCCGATTACCAGCCCGGCGAGTACGTCGTCGGCTTCCAACCCCTAACCGACATCCACCTGAACAGGGATTTCCCGCTCGGCATTGCGCCCGTGAGTGATAAGCGTTATTCATATATTTTAGCGGGTATCGCGCTGCTTATACTCGGCTTGGCCTGCATCAATTTCACTACACTGGCAGTCGGTCGGTCGGTGATGCGGGCAAAAGAAGTCGGCGTGCGCAAGGCGACTGGCGCCACGCGAGGACAACTCATGGCGCAATTCTGGAACGAAGCGGTGTTCACAGCAGGCGTGTCGGTAGTGCTTGGCCTGTTGCTGGCTTGGTCGGCGTTGCCATTTTTCAATGATTTGGCGGACAAGCAGTTGGCATTAAATTTTTCTCCACAAACGCTATTCTTGCTGGCGGGTTTGGCACTCACGACGGGTTTGATTTCGGGCATTTACCCGGCGTTGGTGCTGTCGGGTTTCAAACCCGCTTTGACCCTGCGCGGAGTGGTTTCAAAAATAGGCGACAATCGGCACACGGTGTTGCGCGGACTGGTCGGCTTCCAGTTTTTGCTTTCCGTTTTGCTTATTATCAGCACACTCGTGATGCTGCGACAAATGAATTTTTTGCAAAACAAAAACCTCGGCTACGACAAGGAGCAAATCGTAGTGCTGCCTTACAAACGCTCCGGTGCACGGCTGACCGACCAATGGGCGGAAGGCAAAAAAACGCTGGATTTGTTGAGCAACGAATTGAGCGGCAAACCCGGGTTTGGTAACATGGCGATGTCGGCGCATACTTTCGGCACACCCGGCTGGATGAGCATCGGCTACACAGAACCCGCGAGTCAGAAATTCCGCAATTTCATGTTCAACGGCGTGGACGACCAATTTCTGCCGATGCACGGCGTAGAATTGGCATCGGGTCGCAATTTTTTAAGGGAAAATATTTCAGATACAAAAGCCGTCATCGTGAACGAGGCTTACGCCAAACAATTCGGCGTGGAAAGCGGCCAAAAAATGCCGGAACCATTCCGCGAGTTTGAAGTCATCGGCGTGGCGAAGGATTTTAATTTTGAAAGCCTGCACACGGCGGTGCAGCCGCTGGTGCTTGCCTACGACCCCATTGGCATTATCCGCACAGCCTCGGACTGGAATTTTAACGACACGCCCAACCCCAAACTTTCCGTCAAAGTCGCTGGCGGAAATCTCCCAGCCACACTTTCTACCTTGCGCCTCGCTTGGCAAAAAATCGCGCCCGACCAAGCCTTCAATTACGCTTTTCTCGATGACAACATCGACAAACAATACCGCGCCGAAAGCCGCCTGAGTCAACTCGTCGGTATGGCTACGGGGCTGGCTATTTTGATTGCTTGTCTTGGCTTGTTCGGTATTGCCACGCTCACTATCGCGCAGCGCACGAAGGAAATCGGGGTGCGAAAAGTACTCGGCGCGAGCGTGGCTGGCATCACCGGTTTGTTGACGAAAGATTTTTTAAAACTCGTGCTGATATCCATTGTCATCGCCTCGCCTGTAGCCTATTATTTTATGGATAAATGGTTGGCCGACTTTGCTTATCGCATTGACATCCAGTGGTGGATGTTTGCAGTGGCAGGGGCCGGTGCAGTAACAGTAGCGTTTCTGACGGTGAGTTTTCAGAGCGTGCGGGCGGCACTGGCGAATCCTGTGAAGTCATTGCGAAGTGAGTGA